The proteins below are encoded in one region of Chitinophagales bacterium:
- a CDS encoding response regulator — MDLLRNTKEKPRILLVEDNPGDIRLTQEAFKESSLDIQMDVVTDGEMALDFLFKRGRFSDSSKPDIVLLDLNLPKKNGIEVLKEVKTDTHLKKTPVIVLTTSDADHDISKAYSLHANCYILKPVDFDDFARVIKLIEAYWFNTVQLNYD, encoded by the coding sequence ATGGACTTACTTAGAAATACCAAAGAGAAACCACGAATACTGCTGGTAGAGGATAACCCGGGCGATATTCGCCTTACACAAGAAGCATTTAAAGAAAGCTCTTTAGATATTCAAATGGATGTAGTTACCGATGGAGAAATGGCGCTCGATTTCTTATTTAAACGAGGACGCTTCAGCGACTCTTCTAAGCCGGATATTGTGTTGCTCGATTTAAACCTACCCAAGAAAAATGGAATAGAGGTATTGAAGGAAGTAAAAACCGATACCCACCTCAAAAAAACACCCGTAATAGTATTAACCACTTCCGATGCCGACCACGACATCTCCAAAGCATACAGTCTGCATGCTAATTGCTATATCCTGAAACCTGTTGATTTTGATGACTTCGCCCGCGTTATTAAGTTAATAGAAGCCTATTGGTTCAATACGGTTCAATTAAATTACGATTAG